From Epinephelus lanceolatus isolate andai-2023 chromosome 12, ASM4190304v1, whole genome shotgun sequence, the proteins below share one genomic window:
- the ankrd12 gene encoding ankyrin repeat domain-containing protein 12 isoform X2 produces MAKPGSDRDGAMVDKQAGKKSKDKLSPFTKTPKLDRSELLGKEGKAKSSMKRKLSFTTSPLQTEERDSDTDKDGPDKKKVKKEAGGKKSQAPNLLFGYPLSERKQMALLMQMTANSPDSTPSHPSQTTPVQKKVPSSASSRQKDKVNKRNERGETPLHMAAIRGDAKQVKELISLGADVNVKDFAGWTPLHEACNLGYYDVAKVLIAAGAEVNTQGLDDDTPLHDASSSGHKDIVKLLLRHGGNAFQANKRGERPVDVADSQELEQLLKGEVALSDQEDSSSESEDPPSVNPSSVDDNMEDSDTEKDSDGKPATKASSSMPGLDEYEFKDEEEEEDLSKALNDRHILRRELRQREKEEKDRNHVAGKQSGKGDSSSKSKKQKTPRVHCSSDTSSDEMESLSEKRNSPTCSQSSETLKVDTRSKKENAEQKDKGKVKRKSKSQNKNKENQEDGKENSKTLVLSLATVSESTEKGREEDSFKMSFSPKDDSSVHLFHLSSIKSPKLNHSLTDKQTPLKQENTKMCISISDSSCPVDGVKFNHYTEADYCTEGSSTKGCKHKEKSKHQQKDSSGDGDDGHSSPYKDGSIGNSVDSAEGALRKTDLDGKVVKKHKLKHKEKDKHRREYEAERSRHRQKEARKDSHRNLEFDREFWKENFFKSDETDEHLPVKKEGEDNSSLQKTSDSSPVKDERNTKEKHSSSKEKRPREEREKDKAVKKERKEAAGKEEKVKDSKLSERDERVDCHGSGRIPEESLQSNSMKEETEEKPISGITADQEQLELSEKGSREKTDKRLPGKEKDSEKMEKRHLDKEKKVKTEHADKAETQNSVDRWKEKEKTGTISTHSPGDKNYKENEKLKSLSTTKKHEDGRKNKDKFDKRSDRERQDREYSVGDHREKERTNSDKKGKPLEKTTDHSKSDRSKEKECDRKRREKIKDGTLSSSSNLKLLLEEKKSYLSESSKSLSTKSKEEVVRTPEKDRDRRDRERESDKHKDKERHKDRSQQAKISKAKPNEMDADKAKSKASPATRDTKPKEKRLVNDDLMQTSFERMLSLKDQEIEQWHRKHLEKIKQKERERLKQRPLADPGKSKPKDRTKSEQCLSKELMRSKSSEASDVHSRDKSLKDGTSPRTMSLDGKSLPSISAKVMSAVENCLTGSPRPDSERCGLMSRSVSLVSVASSEDSCQATTLTPRHIEYDSDMNLEASDSQPAFLQSSLVIQATRSPSVHDKDCNSLPDVKQSNRTLLPSRHESPYLRAILDEDANSSTEGRVAENLPKPSQPAEEPGTRETSAETDESLNSQQQCVNSVADSVTERDGSAPGGLAPQISNRDPQSKNLTLLECGGSQTGSTEKEKTLPSSDPPVVKDVQCPTENLQAECGNKDSDQPSTPAACPCAEPSELTSTSTKPLQQRELLNVSGMESTQQQTESGTTHVSDLKDEAVESAEGAEEESMETESTRTEGRGSPEPSTSSHIPSSTAGESLPGFNQTSTESKCSQENMDVNDQDCSDSRTPSDSAGSYLDAQVEKKDSIPPSSSLSASPEHKAEEMTDVPQSSENNSSAAVCVTTESSTVEGNLATEGSSESTVEASSEPMEVTPADEKPESSSAGEEQSQITVQSAAQTDSSSSSSSSSSSSSSSSSSSSTCSASGSSSPQSADRDSDSSGAKVKVRSTDEEVDVHVPHPRKRKMPKVSSSQPCSTIQQDKERGQQSLAAIVDAVKLEEIQPYQTERANPYYEFLHIRKKIEEKRKVLCSVTPQPPQYYDEYVTFNGSYLLDGNPLSKLCIPTITPPPSLPEQLKEMFKQQEVVRMKLRLQHSIEREKLIVSNEQEVLRVHYRAARTLANQTLPFSACTVLLDAEVYNMPQDVQSDDGKTSVRDRFNARQFMSWLQDVDDKFDKLKTCLLMRQQHEAAALNAVQRLEWQLKLQELDPATYKSTSIFEIPEFYIPLVEVNDDFDLTPI; encoded by the exons ATGGCCAAACCTGGGAGCGACAGAGATGGAGCCATGGTGGATAAGCAGGCGGGGAAGAAG AGCAAAGACAAGTTGTCCCCTTTCACCAAAACTCCGAAGCTGGACCGGAGTGAGTTGCTGGGGAAGGAAGGGAAAGCCAAGTCTTCCATGAAGCGCAAGCTCTCCTTCACTACCAGTCCGCTCCAGACCGAGGAGCGAGACTCAGACACCG ATAAAGATGGACCAGACAAGAAGAAGGTGAAGAAGGAGGCTGGGGGCAAGAAGTCCCAGGCTCCCAACCTTTTGTTTGGGTATCCTCTGTCAGAGCGCAAACAGATGGCTCTCCTAATGCAGATGACTGCCAACAGTCCAG ACTCTACTCCCAGTCACCCCTCACAAACGACCCCCGTGCAGAAGAAAGTCCCCAGCAGCGCCTCGTCTCGACAGAAGGACAAGGTCAACAAGAGGAACGAGCGAGGGGAGACTCCCCTTCACATGGCCGCCATCCGGGGAGACGCCAAGCAAGTTAAAGAGCTCATTAGCCTGGGAGCTGACGTCAATGTCAAAGACTTTGCAG GTTGGACTCCTCTTCATGAAGCCTGTAATCTTGGTTACTACGATGTGGCCAAGGTCTTAATAGCAGCAGGTGCAGAGGTGAACACGCAGGGTCTGGATGACGACACGCCACTCCATGATGCTTCCAGCAGTGGGCATAAAGAT ATCGTGAAACTGCTGCTACGCCACGGTGGAAACGCCTTCCAGGCCAACAAGCGTGGGGAGCGCCCAGTGGATGTGGCAGACTCTCAGGAGCTGGAGCAGCTATTAAAGGGAGAGGTTGCGCTGTCAGACCAAGAGGACAGCTCTTCAG AGTCTGAAGACCCTCCGTCTGTCAATCCATCCAGTGTTGATGACAACATGGAAGACTCCGATACTGAAAAGGACTCAGACGGCAAACCAGCCACGAAAGCATCATCGTCCATGCCAGGGCTGGATGAGTACGAGTTCAaggacgaggaagaggaggaggatctcAGTAAAGCCCTTAACGACAGACACATCCTCCGGAGGGAACTGCGGCAGCGcgagaaggaggagaaagatAGGAATCACGTGGCAGGAAAGCAAAGTGGAAAAGGGGATTCCTCCTCTAAGTCAAAAAAGCAGAAGACGCCCCGTGTCCACTGCAGCTCGGATACCTCCAGTGACGAGATGGAGAGCCTGTCAGAGAAAAGGAATTCCCCCACCTGCTCTCAGAGCTCAGAGACTCTCAAAGTGGACACAAGGTCGAAAAAGGAGAATGCTGAGCAGAAGGATAAGGGTAAAGTCAAGAGGAAGAGCAAAAGCCAGaataaaaacaaggaaaacCAAGAGGATGGGAAAGAGAACAGCAAAACTTTGGTCCTCTCTCTGGCAACCGTGTCCGAGAGCACAGAAAAAGGTCGGGAGGAAGACTCCTTCAAGATGTCTTTCAGTCCTAAAGACGACTCATCCGTCCACCTCTTCCATTTGTCGTCCATAAAATCCCCAAAACTGAACCACAGCCtgacagataaacaaacaccACTCAAACAGGAAAATACTAAGATGTGCATTTCCATCAGTGACAGCTCATGTCCGGTGGATGGTGTCAAATTCAACCACTACACAGAGGCAGACTACTGCACAGAAGGCTCCAGCACCAAGGGGTGTAAGCACAAGGAAAAGAGCAAACATCAACAGAAAGACTCCAGTGGAGATGGGGATGATGGTCATTCGAGTCCTTACAAAGATGGCAGCATAGGAAACAGTGTAGACAGCGCTGAGGGTGCCTTACGGAAGACTGACTTAGATGGCAAAGTGGTGAAGAAGCATAAACTTAAACACAAggagaaagacaaacacaggaggGAATACGAGGCAGAGCGGAGCCGGCACAGGCAGAAGGAGGCTAGGAAAGACAGCCACAGGAATTTGGAGTTTGACAGAGAGTTCTGGAAAGAGAATTTTTTCAAAAGTGATGAGACAGATGAACATCTGCCAGTGAAAAAGGAAGGAGAAGACAACAGCTCACTTCAGAAGACCTCCGATTCCTCCCCTGTCAAAGATGAGAGAAACACGAAGGAGAAACACTCCAGCAGCAAGGAAAAGAGGCCGAGAGAGGAGCGAGAAAAAGACAAGGCTGTGAAAAAAGAGCGGAAGGAGGCTGCTGGTAAAGAGGAGAAGGTAAAGGATTCAAAGCTGAGTGAGCGTGACGAGAGAGTGGACTGCCACGGCTCAGGGCGGATTCCTGAGGAGTCGCTGCAGAGCAACAGCATGAAAGAAGAGACAGAAGAGAAACCCATAAGTGGGATCACAGCTGATCAAGAACAGCTGGAGCTCTCAGAAAAAGGCTCACGCGAGAAAACTGACAAGAGGCTCCCAGGAAAGGAAAAGGATTCagagaaaatggagaaaagGCATcttgacaaggaaaaaaaggttaaaacGGAGCACGCTGACAAAGCTGAAACACAGAATTCAGTGGATCGttggaaggaaaaagaaaaaacaggaacCATTTCTACCCACTCGCCTGGagataaaaactacaaagagaatgAGAAACTGAAATCTTTATCCACAACTAAAAAGCATGAGGACGGCAGGAAAAATAAAGATAAGTTCGACAAGCGGTCTGATAGGGAGAGGCAGGACAGAGAATATAGCGTTGGGGATCACAGAGAAAAGGAACGCACAAACTCAGATAAGAAAGGAAAACCTCTGGAGAAGACTACAGATCATAGTAAATCTGATCGCTCAAAAGAAAAGGAGTGTGACaggaaaaggagagagaaaataaaagatgGGACTCTTTCTTCAAGCTCCAATCTGAAGCTACTATtagaagagaagaagagctatCTGTCCGAGAGCAGCAAGTCCTTATCTACAAAATCAAAGGAGGAAGTTGTGAGAACACCAGAGAAAGATCGTGACCGGAGAGACCGGGAAAGAGAATCAGATAAACACAAGGATAAGGAGCGGCACAAAGACCGCTCGCAGCAGGCCAAAATCAGCAAGGCCAAACCCAACGAGATGGATGCAGACAAGGCCAAATCCAAAGCCTCGCCAGCAACACGAGACACCAAGCCTAAAGAAAAAAGGCTTGTGAATGATGACTTGATGCAGACCAGCTTTGAGCGCATGCTCAGTTTGAAGGACCAGGAGATTGAGCAGTGGCATCGCAAACACctggagaaaataaaacaaaaagagcgGGAGAGGCTTAAACAGCGGCCTCTGGCAGATCCAGGGAAGTCCAAGCCTAAAGACAGAACGAAGTCTGAACAGTGCCTGAGTAAGGAGCTCATGCGCTCAAAAAGCTCTGAAGCCTCTGATGTCCACAGCAGagataaatccctgaaggacgGCACCAGCCCCCGAACAATGTCGCTTGATGGAAAGAGTTTGCCGTCTATCAGCGCAAAGGTCATGTCGGCTGTGGAAAACTGTCTGACTGGATCCCCGCGACCAGACAGCGAACGCTGCGGCCTCATGTCCAGGTCCGTGTCCCTGGTGTCTGTCGCCAGCTCAGAGGATTCGTGTCAGGCGACAACATTAACACCCAGACACATTGAGTACGACTCCGACATGAACCTGGAAGCCTCGGATTCTCAACCTGCATTCCTCCAGTCTTCCCTTGTCATTCAAGCCACCAGATCGCCGTCTGTTCACGACAAAGATTGCAACAGTCTTCCAGATGTGAAGCAAAGTAATCGGACGCTGCTGCCCAGCAGACATGAGTCTCCATACCTCAGGGCTATTTTGGACGAGGATGCCAACTCATCGACTGAAGGTAGAGTTGCTGAAAATCTGCCAAAACCCAGCCAGCCTGCAGAGGAGCCAGGAACCAGAGAGACCTCAGCAGAGACAGACGAGAGCCTCAACAGTCAGCAACAATGTGTGAATTCAGTTGCTGACTCAGTCACAGAGAGAGATGGGAGTGCTCCTGGTGGTTTAGCACCTCAAATATCAAACAGAGATCCTCAGAGTAAAAACCTGACACTTCTAGAGTGCGGTGGCTCTCAAACAGGGtcaacagagaaagagaaaactcTTCCCTCCTCTGATCCGCCTGTTGTAAAGGATGTCCAGTGTCCGACAGAGAACTTACAGGCAGAGTGTGGTAACAAGGATTCAGATCAACCATCGACACCTGCAGCTTGTCCGTGTGCTGAGCCATCAGAGCTCACAAGTACAAGTACAAAACCCCTCCAGCAGAGGGAACTGCTCAATGTTTCTGGGATGGAGagcacacagcagcagacagaatCAGGTACCACACATGTTTCTGACCTTAAAGACGAAGCGGTCGAGAGTGCTGAGGGAGCAGAAGAAGAGAGTATGGAAACAGAGAGCACTAGAACAGAAGGTAGAGGAAGTCCTGAACCCTCTACCAGTTCGCACATTCCCAGCTCCACTGCAGGGGAGTCCTTGCCAGGCTTTAACCAAACAAGCACTGAGTCCAAATGTTCTCAAGAGAATATGGATGTAAATGACCAAGACTGCTCGGACTCAAGAACTCCCAGTGACAGCGCAGGTTCATATCTTGATGCTCAGGTGGAGAAAAAGGACAGTATACCTCCATCATCGTCCTTAAGTGCGAGTCCTGAACACAAGGCTGAAGAGATGACTGACGTCCCACAGAGCTCAGAGAACAACAGcagtgctgctgtttgtgtcacaACAGAGAGTTCGACAGTTGAGGGCAACCTTGCTACAGAAGGCTCCTCTGAATCTACGGTAGAGGCTAGCTCAGAGCCGATGGAGGTGACGCCTGCCGACGAGAAGCCAGAGTCATCTTCAGCTGGAGAAGAGCAGAGTCAAATCACCGTCCAATCGGCAGCTcagactgacagcagcagcagcagcagcagcagtagtagtagtagtagtagtagtagcagcagcagcagcacctgcAGCGCCTCAGGGAGCTCCTCTCCACAATCTGCAGACCGGGATTCTGATTCCTCTGGGGCTAAGGTCAAAGTTCGCTCCACAGATGAGGAAGTAGACGTCCACGTTCCCCATCCTCGTAAGAGAAAGATGCCAAAAGTGTCGAGCTCCCAGCCGTGTTCCACGATTCAGCAGGATAAGGAGAGAGGCCAGCAGTCTCTGGCTGCTATTGTGGATGCCGTAAAGCTGGAGGAGATTCAGCCCTACCAGACAGAGAGGGCAAACCCTTACTATGAGTTCCTGCACATCCGGAAGAAGATTGAGGAGAAGCGCAAAGTGTTGTGCAGCGTAACCCCCCAGCCACCGCAGTATTATGATGAATATGTGACCTTCAATGGATCCTACCTCTTAGATGGGAACCCACTCAGCAAGCTCTGCATACCAACA ATAACTCCACCTCCATCgttacctgagcagctgaaagaGATGTTCAAACAACAAGAGGTGGTCCGTATGAAACTGAGACTACAACACAGCATTGAAAGG GAAAAGCTGATTGTTTCAAATGAACAGGAAGTCTTACGAGTTCATTACCGGGCAGCAAGAACACTAGCCAATCAGACTCTGCCTTTCAGTGCCTGTACGGTTTTATTGGACGCTGAAGTGTACAACATGCCTCAAGATGTCCAG AGCGATGATGGCAAAACGTCAGTGAGAGACCGATTCAACGCCAGGCAGTTCATGTCCTGGTTACAAGATGTTGATGACAAGTTTGACAAACTGAAG ACGTGTCTTCTGATGAGGCAGCAGCACGAGGCGGCGGCCCTGAATGCCGTGCAGCGTCTGGAGTGGCAGCTGAAACTGCAGGAGCTGGACCCAGCTACCTACAAGTCCACCAGCATCTTCGAGATCCCCGAGTTCTACATCCCGCTCGTGGAGGTCAACGACGACTTTGACCTCACCCCGATATGA